One region of Streptococcus parasanguinis genomic DNA includes:
- a CDS encoding UDP-N-acetylglucosamine 1-carboxyvinyltransferase, whose translation MKKIVINGGHPLKGEVTISGAKNSVVALIPATILADDIVTLDGVPDISDVASLIEIMTIMGAKIERKEDSLVIDPRGVKNMPMPFGKINSLRASYYFYGSLLGRYGQATVGLPGGCDLGPRPIDLHLKAFEAMGAAMTMDGSSMKLETDGKPLQGANIYMDTVSVGATINTILAAVKAEGRTVIENAAREPEIIDVVTLLNNMGAHIRGAGTDIIIIDGVPQLHGTRHQVIPDRIEAGTYIALAAAIGEGIQINNVLYEHLESYIAKLEEMGVRMTISEDSIFVEKQTGLKAIQIKTSPYPGFATDLQQPITPLLLTAVGRGRIVDTIYEKRVNHVPELAKMGATISTLNDHIIYEGPNQLTGSSVKATDLRAGAALVIAGLMASGTTEITNVEYILRGYSDIIHKLTQLGADIQLVEE comes from the coding sequence ATGAAAAAAATTGTAATAAATGGTGGTCACCCTCTAAAAGGAGAGGTGACCATTAGTGGTGCAAAAAATAGTGTAGTAGCCCTGATTCCGGCGACCATTCTGGCGGATGATATCGTGACCCTTGATGGGGTACCGGATATCTCCGACGTGGCGAGTCTGATTGAAATCATGACCATCATGGGGGCTAAGATCGAGCGCAAAGAAGACAGTTTGGTCATTGATCCACGTGGGGTGAAGAATATGCCCATGCCATTTGGAAAGATCAACAGTCTGCGAGCTTCCTATTATTTCTATGGCAGTTTGTTAGGACGCTATGGTCAAGCAACTGTTGGACTTCCTGGTGGGTGTGACCTTGGCCCACGTCCGATCGATTTGCATTTGAAGGCCTTTGAAGCGATGGGAGCTGCTATGACCATGGATGGCTCTAGTATGAAACTTGAGACTGATGGCAAGCCTCTTCAAGGAGCAAACATCTACATGGATACTGTTAGTGTCGGTGCAACGATCAATACGATTTTGGCAGCAGTCAAGGCTGAAGGTCGGACAGTGATCGAAAATGCGGCGCGGGAACCTGAAATTATCGATGTGGTGACCTTGCTCAACAACATGGGAGCCCATATTCGTGGAGCAGGGACAGATATTATTATCATTGATGGTGTTCCACAATTGCATGGAACGAGACATCAGGTGATTCCAGATCGTATCGAAGCAGGAACCTATATTGCCCTTGCAGCTGCTATTGGGGAAGGTATCCAGATCAATAATGTCCTATATGAGCATTTAGAGAGCTATATTGCTAAGTTAGAGGAAATGGGTGTGCGCATGACCATTTCTGAAGATAGTATCTTTGTAGAAAAGCAAACAGGCTTGAAGGCCATCCAGATCAAAACATCTCCTTATCCTGGTTTTGCGACTGACTTGCAACAACCGATCACGCCTTTGCTCTTAACGGCTGTAGGACGTGGTCGCATTGTTGATACGATTTATGAAAAACGGGTCAACCATGTACCAGAATTAGCTAAAATGGGGGCCACCATTTCGACCTTGAACGACCACATTATTTATGAAGGGCCAAATCAATTGACAGGATCCAGTGTGAAAGCGACGGATCTTCGAGCTGGTGCGGCTTTAGTGATCGCAGGTCTCATGGCTTCTGGAACAACAGAAATTACAAATGTGGAATACATCCTTCGCGGGTATTCAGATATTATTCATAAATTGACCCAACTTGGAGCAGACATCCAGTTGGTAGAGGAATAG